Proteins encoded within one genomic window of Tidjanibacter massiliensis:
- a CDS encoding cold-shock protein, with protein MKGTVKWFDTAKGYGFITTEAGGDIFVHYTGINKQGFRGLEEGQNVEFEVGEGKRGEQAVNVNVIG; from the coding sequence ATGAAAGGTACAGTCAAATGGTTCGATACTGCCAAAGGTTATGGCTTTATCACCACTGAAGCCGGCGGTGACATCTTCGTTCACTACACCGGAATCAACAAACAAGGTTTTCGCGGCCTCGAAGAGGGACAGAACGTCGAATTCGAAGTAGGCGAAGGCAAAAGGGGCGAACAGGCCGTCAACGTAAATGTAATTGGA
- a CDS encoding TonB-dependent receptor, with protein MKRLIPLIGTLCLLSPMAAGQEPLSVRDSLAAGETHAIERVVVTGTRNRTDIRHLPMTVSVVGRQTVERANEPSLLPVLTEQVPGLFAAGRGVMGYGVSGGAAGQLSVRGIGGPAQEGVPTTGMLVLIDGHPQYMGLFGHPVSDACQSFLAERVEVLRGPASVLYGSNAMGGVVNIVTRKMEEDGVRTHVGAGYGSYNTLQTEVTNRVRRGRFTSIVSGSYNRTDGHRPDMGFEQYGGYAKFGYEISGNWNVWADVNVTHFNASNPGTVSDPLLDADQRVTRGMASVALANDYGRTSGALSLFYNWGWHWLNDGYHPAEGESPLDYRFNSRDDMAGVSWYQSVSLFRGNRLTVGVDYFRFGGESWNQPTDGGPREPLVDKTEHEMAGYVDFRQQIVRWLTFDAGVRLDRHSHVGTEWVPQAGFSFSLPRHMVLKVSAAKGFRYPTIRELYMFRPANPDLKPERLWSYELAFSQQMQDGRLSYGVNVFYIDGGNLIMRVPVDGRPMNVNTGRIRNAGAEVQAAYRIGAAWTVDANYSYLHMEQPVLAAPEHKLYAGALFTHGRWDVSTGIQYVAGLYTEVKVAGQGEYRTENFVLWNLRASFRAAKWLSVWVRGENLLAQRYEILAGFPMPRATVMAGVNMNF; from the coding sequence ATGAAAAGATTGATTCCTTTGATAGGTACCTTGTGTCTGCTGTCGCCGATGGCTGCGGGGCAGGAGCCCTTGTCTGTACGGGATTCCCTCGCAGCGGGGGAGACCCATGCAATCGAACGGGTGGTGGTGACCGGAACGCGCAACCGGACGGACATAAGGCATCTGCCGATGACCGTTTCGGTCGTCGGACGGCAGACCGTCGAGCGGGCTAACGAACCTTCGTTGCTGCCCGTATTGACGGAGCAGGTACCGGGGCTGTTCGCTGCCGGCCGCGGCGTGATGGGATACGGCGTGTCGGGCGGCGCTGCCGGCCAGTTGTCGGTACGCGGTATCGGAGGACCTGCACAGGAGGGTGTCCCTACGACGGGTATGCTCGTGCTGATAGACGGTCATCCGCAGTACATGGGGCTGTTCGGTCACCCCGTGTCGGATGCCTGCCAGTCCTTTCTGGCCGAGCGCGTGGAGGTGCTGCGCGGACCGGCCTCCGTGCTGTACGGTTCCAATGCGATGGGGGGCGTTGTCAATATCGTGACGCGCAAGATGGAGGAGGACGGTGTCAGGACGCATGTCGGGGCGGGTTACGGCTCCTATAATACCCTCCAGACGGAGGTGACCAACCGTGTCCGCCGTGGACGGTTTACGAGTATCGTGAGCGGTTCGTATAACCGGACGGACGGCCACCGTCCCGACATGGGGTTCGAGCAGTACGGCGGTTATGCCAAATTCGGATACGAGATTTCGGGAAACTGGAACGTGTGGGCCGATGTGAATGTCACGCATTTCAATGCGTCGAATCCGGGTACCGTCTCCGACCCGCTGCTCGATGCCGACCAGCGGGTGACGCGTGGCATGGCTTCCGTTGCGCTGGCGAACGATTACGGCCGCACTTCCGGTGCCTTGAGTCTCTTTTATAATTGGGGCTGGCACTGGCTGAACGATGGATACCATCCGGCCGAAGGGGAGAGTCCGCTCGACTACCGCTTCAATTCGCGGGACGACATGGCGGGCGTCTCGTGGTACCAGAGCGTGAGCCTGTTCCGGGGAAACCGTCTGACGGTCGGGGTGGACTACTTCCGGTTCGGAGGCGAATCGTGGAACCAGCCGACGGACGGCGGTCCGCGGGAACCGCTCGTGGACAAGACGGAGCACGAGATGGCCGGTTATGTCGATTTCCGCCAGCAGATTGTCCGGTGGCTGACGTTCGATGCGGGAGTGCGTCTCGACCGCCACTCGCATGTGGGAACGGAGTGGGTGCCGCAGGCGGGGTTCTCGTTCAGCTTGCCCCGACACATGGTGCTCAAGGTTTCGGCGGCCAAAGGGTTCCGTTATCCGACGATACGCGAACTCTATATGTTCCGGCCGGCCAACCCTGACCTGAAACCGGAACGGCTGTGGAGCTATGAACTCGCATTCTCGCAGCAGATGCAGGACGGACGCCTGTCGTACGGGGTAAATGTGTTCTATATCGACGGCGGCAATCTGATAATGCGTGTCCCGGTGGACGGACGTCCCATGAATGTCAATACGGGGCGCATCCGGAATGCCGGAGCGGAGGTGCAGGCGGCGTACAGAATCGGAGCGGCATGGACGGTAGATGCCAATTACAGTTACCTGCACATGGAGCAGCCGGTGCTGGCGGCCCCCGAACACAAACTGTATGCCGGGGCTCTCTTCACGCATGGCCGCTGGGACGTATCGACGGGAATCCAGTATGTGGCGGGACTCTATACCGAGGTGAAAGTCGCCGGACAGGGGGAGTACCGGACGGAGAATTTCGTGTTGTGGAACCTGCGAGCTTCGTTCCGTGCGGCGAAGTGGCTTTCGGTTTGGGTACGCGGCGAGAACCTGCTGGCACAGCGGTACGAGATATTGGCCGGTTTCCCGATGCCCCGTGCTACGGTCATGGCCGGTGTGAATATGAATTTCTGA
- a CDS encoding DUF362 domain-containing protein: MKKSVCMAMAALAFLAAGAGCAGAQGTGGGAAAAGVPKVYMFEEINSENLVKIYEVLGREASGKVAVKLSTGEPGGHNYLQPALIEDLVRRVNGTIVECNTAYGGGRADTEAHRRAAEEHGFTAIAPVDIMDADGEMALPVEGGRHLKEDFVGSHFADYDFVIILSHFKGHAMGGFGGAVKNMSIGIASSAGKAWIHSAGRTRDVAEVWNNLPEQDDFLESMAEAAKAVADHCGERILYISVANNLSVDCDCSAAPADPQMGDIGILASLDPIALDKACTDLVRASEDHGKIHLIERIDSRHGMHTLEYGERIGLGSQQYELVQMD, from the coding sequence ATGAAAAAGAGCGTTTGTATGGCAATGGCCGCCCTGGCATTCTTGGCGGCTGGAGCGGGATGTGCCGGTGCACAGGGTACCGGAGGAGGGGCCGCAGCGGCCGGAGTACCGAAAGTGTACATGTTCGAAGAGATAAACTCGGAGAATCTTGTAAAGATTTATGAGGTTCTCGGCCGGGAGGCCTCCGGCAAGGTGGCCGTGAAGCTCTCCACGGGCGAACCGGGCGGCCACAACTATTTGCAGCCTGCGTTGATAGAGGATTTGGTACGGCGGGTGAACGGAACGATAGTAGAGTGCAATACGGCTTACGGCGGAGGTCGTGCCGATACGGAAGCGCATCGCAGGGCCGCTGAGGAACATGGCTTCACGGCAATCGCTCCGGTGGATATCATGGATGCCGACGGTGAAATGGCTCTGCCCGTGGAGGGCGGCAGACACCTGAAGGAGGATTTCGTCGGCTCCCATTTTGCCGATTACGATTTCGTCATTATCCTCTCTCATTTCAAAGGGCATGCGATGGGCGGCTTTGGCGGTGCCGTCAAGAACATGTCCATCGGTATCGCCTCGTCGGCCGGCAAGGCGTGGATACACTCTGCCGGCCGGACCAGGGATGTGGCCGAAGTGTGGAACAACCTGCCTGAGCAGGATGACTTTCTGGAGTCGATGGCCGAGGCGGCCAAGGCAGTGGCCGACCATTGCGGCGAACGGATACTCTACATCAGCGTAGCGAATAATCTTTCGGTGGACTGCGACTGCAGTGCTGCTCCTGCCGACCCGCAGATGGGGGATATCGGTATTCTCGCCTCGCTCGACCCGATAGCGCTCGACAAGGCCTGCACCGACCTGGTACGTGCCTCCGAAGACCACGGGAAGATACATCTCATCGAGCGTATCGATTCCCGTCACGGCATGCATACGCTGGAGTACGGCGAGCGGATAGGGCTGGGAAGCCAGCAGTATGAATTGGTGCAGATGGATTGA
- a CDS encoding RibD family protein, translated as MRPYIVCHMMASVDGRIDCAMTEQIESGDEYYEALAELGCPSLLMGRVTMQLHYAAAEPFVAKEPAPIGRQAVHVARRAGGYLVAVDTHGSLCWPAGEFDGQPLLVITSEKCAAEYLDTLAGAGISWIAVGEERIDLPEAMEMLRETFGVERLAVVGGGNINGAFLAAGLLDEVSLMVAPGIDGRTGMTAVFDGIDDAARPATKLQLRSVKQVGEGTVWMRYGFPAPVE; from the coding sequence ATGAGACCTTACATCGTTTGCCATATGATGGCATCCGTGGACGGGCGCATCGACTGCGCCATGACCGAGCAGATTGAATCGGGCGATGAGTATTACGAGGCGCTGGCCGAACTCGGGTGTCCCTCGTTGTTGATGGGGCGGGTGACGATGCAGCTGCATTATGCGGCTGCGGAACCTTTTGTCGCAAAAGAACCTGCACCGATAGGCCGGCAGGCCGTACATGTGGCACGACGGGCCGGGGGATATCTCGTCGCCGTCGATACGCACGGCTCCCTGTGTTGGCCCGCAGGCGAATTCGACGGACAGCCCCTGTTGGTGATAACTTCCGAAAAGTGTGCGGCGGAGTACCTCGATACGCTGGCCGGAGCGGGAATTTCGTGGATTGCGGTCGGAGAGGAGCGTATCGATTTGCCGGAAGCGATGGAGATGCTTCGGGAGACATTCGGGGTCGAGCGGCTGGCCGTTGTCGGTGGCGGTAACATCAACGGGGCATTTCTTGCGGCCGGGTTGCTCGATGAGGTGAGCCTGATGGTTGCACCGGGTATCGACGGACGCACCGGTATGACGGCCGTGTTCGACGGCATAGACGATGCGGCGCGGCCGGCCACCAAACTGCAGCTCCGGTCGGTAAAACAGGTCGGCGAGGGAACCGTATGGATGCGTTACGGGTTTCCGGCCCCGGTGGAGTGA
- a CDS encoding flavin reductase family protein — MRRNFGVKPWTYPQPVFIIATYGEDGTPDAMNAAWGGISEHNEISMCLSGGHKTVENILRRGAFTVSMADAAHVTACDYVGLVSGHQVPDKFARAGFHALKSEFVDAPLIEELAVAVECRLKDYDPESCILRGAIVNVSVDERVCGADGKVDAAKVAPIIFDPFNNDYLAVGPKVADAFSEGRKLK, encoded by the coding sequence ATGAGAAGAAATTTCGGTGTAAAGCCTTGGACTTATCCGCAGCCGGTGTTCATCATCGCCACATACGGTGAAGACGGTACGCCCGATGCGATGAATGCCGCATGGGGTGGCATCAGCGAGCATAACGAAATCAGTATGTGCCTGAGCGGAGGGCACAAGACCGTCGAGAATATCCTGCGGCGGGGTGCTTTTACCGTGAGCATGGCGGATGCGGCGCATGTGACTGCATGCGATTATGTGGGACTCGTGTCGGGCCATCAGGTTCCCGATAAGTTTGCCCGTGCCGGTTTTCATGCCTTGAAGTCGGAGTTTGTGGATGCACCGTTGATTGAGGAGCTGGCGGTCGCGGTCGAGTGCCGGCTGAAAGATTACGACCCCGAAAGCTGCATCCTGCGCGGAGCAATCGTGAATGTCAGCGTGGATGAACGGGTATGCGGTGCGGACGGTAAGGTGGACGCGGCGAAAGTGGCTCCTATCATTTTCGACCCGTTCAACAATGATTATCTGGCGGTGGGCCCCAAAGTGGCCGATGCTTTCTCGGAAGGCCGGAAACTGAAATGA
- a CDS encoding helix-turn-helix transcriptional regulator encodes MGAKLNRIKVVLVEKNVSQKELAAQIGKSFSTVNAYCANRLQPNLETLDRIAQVLNVPMRTLVKED; translated from the coding sequence ATGGGAGCTAAACTGAATAGGATTAAAGTTGTGCTTGTTGAGAAGAATGTCTCGCAGAAAGAGCTTGCGGCCCAAATTGGTAAGAGTTTCAGTACGGTCAATGCTTACTGTGCCAATAGATTGCAACCCAATCTTGAGACTTTAGACCGGATAGCCCAAGTGCTTAATGTACCAATGCGAACTCTCGTCAAGGAGGACTAG
- a CDS encoding SNF2-related protein produces the protein MAKINNIPTLTAYQQKFLAWQLDRRRSSSDEDKFTSVLAEAQVDLNPHQVDAALFAFKSPLSMGAVLADEVGLGKTIEAALVISQQWAERHRHILVIAPATLRKQWSMELEEKFFLPSVILESKNFNRILADTYSNPFDDKEHIVICSYQFAKKQIRHIERVNWDLVVLDEAHKLRNVYKSSNKTAIVLKEGLKNYKKLLLTATPLQNNVQELYGLISIIDDGYFGGLKSFNTRYGKTELRKESTYKDLRERIQPIIHRTLRSDVQEYVKYTERKALVQEYYPSKDEQTLGKMVSEYLQRDECFGMPRSQRSLITLVLHKLLSSSTFAIAGTLQTIIERLENIVGDNTSDEARDAVLVNELSSDMEDFEEYEDEWLDENDEELDKEERKRTYSADEIEEIRSEIKYLKEIHSLALGIAENTKGECLLQALQIAFEDKRKNGQPEKALIFTESNRTQQYLKQLLEANGYAGRIVLFNGSNTDPKSKEIYAAWKERYAGTSRITGSLTADKRQALVDYFREEAQIMIATEAASEGINLQFCSLLVNFDLPWNPQRVEQRIGRCHRYGQKNDVVVVNFINKANRADQRVYELLDQKYNLFKGVFGSSDEVLGSTMDGIDFEHRVLDIYQTCRTTEEIDAAFDRLQEEMRQQIEEVLDKTRTRLIENFDRDVVNKLKVRKSADEQALSQFYQLLWQLTISMLGSSIDKIDSKRYSFTLRQTPADAGQPFSTGPYRMGKDISDAYTYRVGHPLAQYLLAKAKRQDTSDTVGIVFDYTDSPEKMSVIENEVGKYGILSVKIVHYHSPKDDEDCIIATAVDSEGRVMPDDFVEKLMSISGHVSKDFLPVMDDTHLQTEMALKRKALNESIALRDKQFIDEESAKIEQWAEDQTFSLEEELRDVKKRIKEREREFRKETDDHRRRQLQTEIINLQRNQRQKRQELFSLEDEIIVRRDALIAAIDSSLDKAAEEEHLFTIAWQVV, from the coding sequence GTGGCAAAAATTAACAATATCCCAACCCTTACTGCCTATCAGCAAAAGTTTCTTGCATGGCAACTTGATCGTCGTCGCTCATCAAGTGATGAAGATAAGTTTACGAGTGTACTTGCTGAAGCTCAGGTTGATTTGAATCCGCATCAGGTGGATGCAGCGCTTTTTGCTTTCAAGTCTCCGTTGAGTATGGGAGCTGTTTTAGCTGACGAAGTAGGGCTTGGAAAAACCATCGAAGCAGCGCTTGTTATCTCACAACAGTGGGCAGAGCGACATCGTCATATACTTGTCATTGCTCCGGCAACACTGCGAAAACAGTGGAGTATGGAATTGGAGGAAAAGTTTTTTCTCCCGTCGGTCATTCTGGAATCCAAGAATTTTAATCGTATCCTTGCCGATACATATAGTAATCCTTTTGATGATAAAGAACATATTGTAATTTGCTCTTACCAGTTCGCAAAGAAACAGATACGTCACATTGAACGTGTAAACTGGGATTTGGTAGTCCTTGACGAAGCGCATAAACTCCGTAATGTTTACAAATCAAGCAATAAGACTGCCATTGTCTTGAAGGAGGGGCTGAAAAACTACAAGAAATTGTTACTTACGGCTACACCATTGCAGAACAATGTCCAAGAGCTGTATGGTCTTATTTCTATTATAGATGATGGCTATTTTGGGGGGCTTAAGAGCTTTAATACTCGATATGGTAAGACCGAACTTCGCAAGGAATCAACATATAAAGATTTGCGTGAGCGCATTCAGCCTATTATCCATCGCACATTGCGAAGCGACGTCCAGGAATACGTGAAATATACCGAGCGGAAGGCTTTGGTGCAGGAATATTATCCAAGTAAGGACGAACAGACCTTGGGTAAAATGGTCAGTGAATATTTGCAACGGGACGAATGTTTTGGTATGCCTCGCAGCCAGCGGTCGCTTATCACGCTTGTTCTGCACAAGCTTTTATCATCGTCAACTTTTGCCATTGCAGGTACCTTGCAAACCATTATTGAACGCTTGGAAAATATAGTCGGGGATAATACCTCTGACGAAGCTCGCGATGCAGTGCTTGTGAACGAGCTTTCCAGCGATATGGAGGATTTTGAGGAATATGAAGACGAGTGGCTCGATGAGAACGATGAAGAATTGGACAAAGAAGAGAGAAAGCGTACATACTCGGCTGATGAGATTGAAGAAATTCGGTCAGAGATAAAATATCTGAAAGAGATTCACTCTCTTGCTCTTGGTATTGCCGAGAATACAAAGGGGGAATGTTTGCTTCAAGCCTTGCAGATTGCCTTTGAGGATAAACGGAAGAATGGGCAGCCTGAGAAAGCGCTTATCTTTACAGAAAGCAATCGCACCCAGCAATATCTGAAACAACTACTTGAAGCAAATGGATATGCTGGGCGTATAGTGCTGTTCAATGGGAGTAATACTGACCCTAAATCAAAAGAGATATATGCAGCATGGAAAGAGCGCTATGCGGGTACGTCTCGTATAACTGGTTCGTTGACAGCGGATAAACGACAGGCTCTTGTGGATTATTTTCGGGAAGAGGCGCAGATAATGATAGCAACCGAAGCGGCAAGCGAAGGTATCAATTTACAATTCTGTTCGCTGCTGGTAAATTTCGACTTGCCATGGAATCCACAACGAGTAGAACAGCGCATAGGCCGCTGTCATCGTTATGGGCAGAAGAATGATGTGGTTGTGGTCAATTTCATCAATAAAGCCAATCGAGCCGACCAGCGCGTATATGAGTTGCTTGACCAGAAATATAACTTGTTCAAAGGCGTATTCGGTAGCAGCGACGAAGTACTGGGGAGTACAATGGATGGCATCGACTTCGAGCATCGTGTACTTGACATCTACCAGACTTGTCGCACCACGGAGGAAATAGACGCTGCCTTTGACCGATTGCAGGAAGAAATGCGCCAGCAGATAGAGGAGGTACTTGACAAAACACGTACTCGACTCATCGAGAATTTTGATCGCGACGTGGTCAATAAACTCAAAGTGCGCAAGTCTGCCGATGAACAAGCTTTGAGTCAATTTTATCAACTGTTGTGGCAGCTCACTATAAGTATGCTTGGCAGCAGCATAGACAAAATTGACAGCAAGCGATATAGCTTCACCTTGCGTCAGACTCCTGCCGACGCTGGGCAGCCATTCTCCACAGGGCCATACCGTATGGGTAAAGATATTTCAGATGCCTATACCTACCGTGTAGGGCATCCGTTGGCGCAATATCTTCTTGCAAAGGCCAAACGGCAGGATACATCGGACACTGTCGGTATCGTATTCGACTATACCGATTCTCCGGAAAAGATGTCTGTAATTGAAAACGAGGTTGGCAAATATGGAATTCTTTCTGTTAAAATCGTGCACTACCATTCGCCAAAGGATGATGAAGACTGTATCATTGCCACAGCCGTTGATAGCGAAGGCCGTGTCATGCCGGATGATTTCGTTGAGAAATTGATGTCAATTAGCGGCCATGTCTCAAAGGACTTTTTGCCCGTTATGGATGACACTCATTTACAGACGGAGATGGCCTTGAAGCGAAAGGCACTGAATGAAAGCATCGCTTTGCGCGACAAGCAATTTATCGATGAAGAAAGTGCCAAGATTGAACAATGGGCTGAAGATCAGACCTTCTCGCTCGAAGAGGAGCTGCGTGACGTGAAGAAACGAATAAAGGAACGTGAGCGGGAATTCCGAAAAGAGACTGACGACCATCGCCGTCGGCAGTTGCAAACGGAAATCATTAATCTTCAGCGTAACCAGCGACAAAAACGTCAAGAACTGTTTTCTCTTGAGGACGAGATAATAGTACGTCGAGATGCTCTCATCGCTGCCATCGACAGTTCGTTGGATAAAGCAGCCGAAGAGGAACATCTGTTTACCATAGCTTGGCAGGTAGTATAA
- a CDS encoding DNA methyltransferase yields the protein MATQFDKFIATMKKVLMLDQADLDFGIYRIMNRKRDQIESYLNNDLRRQVAEAISENASNDAEALQKELAKLVSTLTEAGMNPDNAPKVQELKERIARCGNSEELENEVYSHLSIFFGRYYDGGDFVSQRRYKKDVYAIPYEGEEVKLYWANADQYYIKTAEYFRNYRFAVDGDKFCEFTLREATTEQNNNVAQNNMERRFALCKETPIEVIGDTLHIYFTYELYPKATKQKALVEAAFDAIKNAIPAEFISVLAPRPTESDRTRTLLQKHLNDYVARNTFDYFIHKDLGGFLSRELDFYIKNEILVIDDINARTPGEFLKHLTVIKAIKMVGMKLITFLASLENYQKRLWLKKKFVIESNYCMTLDRVPESLYAEIAVNDAQREEWVRLFAIDGIERDQRHTAAYTVPLSVEFLKENPFLVLDTKFFTAEFRNTLLASIDNIDEQCDGLLINSENFQALELLQEKYKGTVDCVYIDPPYNSPSSEIAYKNSYKHSSWLTLINDRLNLGKKLLSYEGSQVVAIDKYEHGRLYLQLLEIFEGYDIVSVAIEHNKKGTMGDHFSYNNEYAIFTVPYTRKKLNVQIRNKNDWEWSKFRNWGSESERTDARNCFFPIYVKDLQIIGYGSVCDDNFHPKSNVEIKNLSKCFDAFGNLKDVNTDVVAIYPIDVQNIERKWRYAFQTMPEIINVLKVVKIGDRIDIEMPKYSEQFKTLWYGPKYNAGDYGTKILTSMGISKDLFQFPKSIFTTRDCVYAVTEKNSYIIDYFAGSGTTGHAVINLNRKDQGKRKYILCEMGEYFDTVTKPRIQKVIYSKDWDGGKPVSREGSSHCFKYMRLEQYEDTLNNLTIEPANISKDNVDFYGGYMLGYMLDIETRDSLFNMQWFRNPWNMKLRIIRQNETREENIDVIETFNYLIGLNVTSILHPKKGVCTVEGVTRRGERTLVIWRDCDTVDNDALNDFFRRMSYSTRDTEFDRIYVNGDNNLENLRTDEEQWKVVLTEQEFAKRMFEDC from the coding sequence ATGGCAACACAATTTGATAAGTTCATAGCTACGATGAAGAAGGTGCTGATGCTTGACCAGGCAGACCTGGATTTCGGTATCTATCGCATCATGAACAGGAAACGTGACCAAATAGAATCCTATCTCAACAATGACTTGCGCCGGCAGGTGGCCGAAGCTATCAGCGAGAATGCCTCCAATGATGCGGAAGCCCTGCAAAAGGAGCTGGCGAAGTTGGTTTCTACGCTGACGGAGGCGGGCATGAATCCCGACAATGCCCCCAAAGTCCAGGAGCTCAAGGAACGTATTGCCCGTTGCGGCAATAGTGAAGAGCTTGAAAATGAGGTGTATTCACACCTTTCTATATTCTTTGGCCGCTATTATGATGGTGGAGACTTTGTCTCTCAGCGCCGTTACAAGAAGGACGTATATGCCATACCTTACGAGGGCGAGGAGGTGAAACTGTATTGGGCCAATGCCGACCAGTATTATATCAAGACGGCCGAGTATTTCCGCAACTACCGTTTTGCTGTCGATGGCGATAAATTCTGCGAGTTTACCCTGCGTGAGGCTACCACTGAGCAAAACAACAATGTGGCTCAGAATAATATGGAGCGTCGTTTTGCTCTTTGTAAGGAAACGCCGATCGAGGTTATCGGTGATACGCTGCACATATACTTCACCTACGAACTGTACCCGAAGGCGACCAAGCAAAAGGCGCTTGTAGAGGCGGCTTTTGATGCAATCAAAAACGCTATCCCTGCTGAGTTTATTTCCGTTCTGGCTCCGCGTCCGACCGAAAGCGACCGCACCCGTACCCTGTTGCAGAAACATTTGAATGACTATGTAGCCCGCAACACGTTCGATTATTTCATTCATAAAGACCTTGGGGGCTTCCTTTCCCGCGAGCTCGATTTCTACATCAAGAATGAAATACTGGTTATCGACGATATCAATGCGCGCACTCCCGGCGAATTCCTGAAGCATCTCACCGTAATCAAAGCCATAAAGATGGTGGGCATGAAGCTCATTACCTTCCTGGCTTCATTGGAGAACTATCAGAAACGGCTGTGGCTGAAAAAGAAATTTGTCATAGAGTCCAACTATTGCATGACGCTCGACCGTGTACCGGAAAGCCTCTACGCCGAGATTGCTGTCAACGATGCACAGCGCGAGGAGTGGGTGCGTCTGTTTGCGATTGACGGGATTGAACGCGACCAGCGACACACGGCGGCCTATACCGTGCCGCTGTCGGTGGAATTCCTCAAGGAAAATCCTTTCCTCGTGCTCGATACCAAATTCTTTACGGCAGAGTTCAGGAATACTCTGCTTGCTTCTATCGACAATATTGATGAGCAGTGCGATGGCCTGCTCATCAACTCCGAGAACTTTCAGGCATTGGAACTGTTGCAGGAGAAGTATAAAGGAACAGTTGATTGTGTATATATTGATCCTCCATATAATTCTCCTTCTTCAGAAATTGCTTATAAAAATAGTTACAAACATTCATCGTGGCTAACCTTGATTAATGATAGACTGAATCTAGGGAAAAAGCTTCTATCATATGAAGGAAGCCAGGTTGTAGCTATTGATAAATATGAACATGGACGTTTATATCTTCAATTATTGGAAATTTTTGAGGGTTATGATATTGTGTCTGTTGCAATTGAGCATAATAAAAAAGGGACAATGGGAGATCATTTTTCTTACAATAATGAATATGCAATTTTTACAGTGCCGTATACGAGGAAGAAGTTAAATGTTCAGATAAGAAATAAAAATGATTGGGAATGGTCTAAGTTTAGGAATTGGGGAAGTGAATCAGAAAGAACCGATGCTAGAAATTGCTTTTTCCCTATTTATGTGAAAGATTTGCAAATTATAGGATACGGAAGCGTGTGTGATGATAATTTTCACCCGAAATCTAATGTTGAGATAAAGAATTTGTCTAAATGCTTTGACGCCTTCGGAAATCTTAAAGACGTGAATACTGATGTTGTGGCAATATATCCTATTGATGTTCAAAATATAGAAAGGAAGTGGAGGTATGCTTTTCAGACGATGCCTGAAATTATCAATGTTTTAAAGGTTGTGAAAATAGGAGATAGAATAGATATTGAAATGCCTAAGTATTCTGAGCAATTCAAAACCTTATGGTATGGTCCTAAATATAATGCGGGTGATTATGGGACTAAAATTTTAACATCGATGGGAATATCGAAAGACCTATTTCAATTCCCAAAATCAATTTTTACGACTAGAGATTGTGTTTATGCCGTAACAGAGAAAAATAGTTATATAATTGATTATTTCGCAGGTTCTGGTACTACAGGTCATGCAGTTATCAACCTTAACAGAAAGGATCAAGGCAAGCGCAAGTATATTCTCTGTGAAATGGGCGAATATTTTGATACGGTAACCAAACCTCGTATTCAAAAGGTAATTTACAGCAAGGATTGGGACGGAGGCAAACCTGTGTCACGTGAGGGCAGCAGCCATTGTTTCAAATATATGCGTTTGGAGCAGTACGAGGATACGCTCAATAACCTTACCATAGAGCCGGCAAATATCAGCAAAGATAATGTCGACTTTTATGGCGGATACATGCTTGGCTATATGCTCGACATCGAGACTCGCGATTCGCTTTTCAATATGCAGTGGTTTAGAAATCCGTGGAATATGAAGCTGCGCATCATCCGGCAGAATGAAACACGTGAAGAGAATATCGATGTAATCGAAACGTTCAACTACCTTATCGGTCTGAATGTAACGAGCATTCTCCATCCCAAGAAAGGGGTTTGCACGGTCGAGGGTGTGACCCGCCGCGGGGAACGCACACTGGTTATCTGGCGTGACTGCGACACGGTGGACAATGATGCGCTTAACGATTTCTTCCGTCGTATGAGCTATTCTACGCGCGACACGGAGTTCGACCGCATCTATGTGAATGGCGACAACAACCTGGAGAATCTGCGCACCGATGAAGAGCAATGGAAAGTGGTTCTCACTGAGCAGGAGTTTGCAAAACGCATGTTTGAGGATTGCTAA